A portion of the Bacillus thuringiensis genome contains these proteins:
- a CDS encoding EamA family transporter, whose translation MNSYMLLFIFGIILANYSQILLKKATLQQYDSRIKEYVNPYVIIGYSLFVLNAGLNVIAMKGMELKQASALESLSYIIILIFGWYFLGEKITKRKLIGNMIIIVGVIVYCIQ comes from the coding sequence ATGAATAGTTATATGCTATTGTTTATTTTCGGGATAATTTTAGCAAATTACTCACAAATATTATTAAAAAAAGCTACTTTACAACAATACGATTCTAGAATAAAAGAATATGTGAATCCTTATGTTATTATCGGTTACTCTTTATTTGTACTTAATGCTGGATTAAATGTAATCGCCATGAAGGGCATGGAATTAAAACAAGCATCAGCATTAGAATCCTTAAGTTATATCATCATATTAATTTTCGGTTGGTATTTCCTAGGGGAAAAAATAACGAAACGTAAACTCATCGGCAACATGATTATTATCGTTGGTGTAATCGTTTATTGTATCCAATAA
- a CDS encoding glycosyltransferase yields MRTRIERIEEVVEQLPLVSVLIPTYNRPRYFEKALCSVLEQTYPNIEIIVGDDSTNDETEKVLQKYLCDHLNIIYIKNRSTLGQFENALMLFHEANGEYINFLMDDDIFHVNKIEKMMKYFFNDLDNEIKLVTSHRQVIDDKGKELRHIYSTVRLFEEDTIIEGIELGNKVIVDQKNYIGEPTTVLFRKNELQEPYGIFDKRRYLCNVDIASWLSLLSEGKAVYIAETLSYFRLHPDQQLNESNKMMDGLEDFSHSIIAGEKYGFLSNEKDLDKAITNFLDYARRIVPSSILYTLDYYQKIRGKKINIEKKKQHINNNSSLPKVSILIPAYNRPYYLELALNSALNQTYENIEIIISDDSTNNEVNVMIQPYLREYECITYVKNETPLVAENFNKCIELANGDYINFLLDDDLFHHEKIERMMKYFLALENISFVTSYRELIDENGEILPPSTLNMKIAKETTLFEGKELGNYMLKNLKNIVGEPTTVLFNRDLFEGKFGYFKGKAYSAINDIATWIDMMRKGKVVYIQEPLSYFRQHSGQNQKQMHFMLMTIEEWIELIIDAYNSGFLSSESEYKESLSYCLENAGFIVKDAVRNGEIDQIYNEKIKKGLHKLVAHMFEKEFCYCQYCNQQFEKFSPWPAHYDFPKYKFEMWNKDTGICPVCNSMDRERLYRTYIETETDLLNRNYTMLHIAPEAKLRDWFNEYKNITYVCGDLEPKDPLMKEIDVTRITYDSNTFDVILCSHVLEHVPDDDKAMRELYRVLKPNGWGIIQVPIVMNVDFIVENELIVTPQLRKLAFGQEDHVRIYNQSGFIQRLMNAGFKVELYNIAEKQGMKSARKFGLSETDMLYIVRK; encoded by the coding sequence ATGAGAACTCGTATTGAAAGAATTGAAGAGGTCGTAGAGCAACTTCCGTTGGTAAGTGTGTTAATTCCTACGTATAATCGTCCTCGCTACTTTGAAAAGGCGTTATGTAGTGTGTTAGAACAAACGTACCCTAATATAGAAATTATAGTTGGAGATGACAGCACGAATGACGAAACAGAAAAGGTGTTACAAAAATATTTATGTGATCATTTAAATATTATTTATATAAAAAACAGATCAACTCTCGGACAATTTGAAAATGCGCTAATGTTATTTCATGAAGCGAACGGTGAGTATATAAATTTTTTAATGGATGATGATATATTTCATGTGAATAAAATTGAAAAGATGATGAAGTATTTTTTCAATGATCTAGATAATGAAATTAAGCTAGTAACATCTCATCGTCAAGTAATTGATGATAAAGGGAAAGAACTACGACATATTTATTCAACTGTCCGTTTATTTGAAGAGGATACGATTATAGAGGGAATAGAATTAGGAAATAAGGTAATTGTGGATCAAAAAAATTATATTGGAGAACCAACAACAGTTTTATTTCGTAAAAATGAGTTACAAGAACCGTATGGGATTTTTGATAAGAGGCGGTATTTATGTAATGTAGATATAGCTTCATGGTTATCTTTATTAAGTGAAGGAAAAGCAGTATATATAGCAGAGACACTTAGTTACTTTCGATTACATCCAGATCAACAGTTAAATGAATCTAATAAAATGATGGATGGGTTAGAAGATTTTTCACACAGTATTATAGCGGGAGAAAAATATGGTTTCTTATCCAACGAAAAAGATTTAGACAAAGCGATAACTAATTTTCTAGATTATGCAAGAAGGATAGTTCCATCATCGATATTATATACATTAGACTATTACCAAAAAATTAGAGGAAAGAAAATAAATATAGAAAAGAAAAAACAGCATATAAATAATAATTCTTCTTTACCGAAAGTAAGTATACTTATTCCTGCATACAATAGACCTTATTACTTGGAATTAGCGCTCAACAGTGCTCTGAATCAAACATATGAAAATATAGAAATTATTATTTCTGACGACAGTACAAATAATGAAGTCAATGTTATGATTCAACCGTACTTACGTGAATATGAGTGTATTACATATGTTAAAAATGAAACGCCATTAGTTGCCGAAAACTTTAATAAGTGTATAGAACTTGCGAATGGGGATTATATAAATTTTTTATTAGATGATGACTTATTTCATCATGAAAAGATCGAGAGAATGATGAAATACTTTTTGGCATTAGAAAACATTTCATTTGTGACGTCATATCGTGAACTGATTGATGAGAATGGAGAGATATTACCACCGTCAACATTGAATATGAAAATCGCGAAAGAAACAACACTTTTTGAAGGAAAAGAATTAGGGAATTATATGTTAAAAAACTTAAAAAATATAGTTGGTGAGCCGACAACTGTTTTGTTTAATCGGGATTTGTTTGAAGGTAAGTTTGGGTATTTTAAAGGAAAGGCTTATTCTGCTATTAATGATATTGCAACTTGGATAGATATGATGAGAAAAGGAAAAGTAGTTTATATACAAGAACCTCTTAGTTATTTTAGACAACATAGTGGACAAAATCAAAAACAAATGCATTTTATGTTAATGACAATTGAAGAGTGGATTGAATTAATTATAGATGCATATAATAGTGGATTTTTAAGTTCTGAAAGTGAGTATAAAGAGAGTTTATCTTATTGTTTAGAAAATGCGGGATTTATAGTTAAGGATGCAGTAAGAAATGGCGAAATAGATCAAATTTATAATGAAAAGATAAAAAAAGGGTTACACAAATTAGTTGCTCACATGTTTGAGAAAGAATTTTGTTATTGTCAATATTGCAATCAACAATTTGAAAAATTTTCACCTTGGCCAGCACATTATGATTTTCCGAAATATAAATTTGAGATGTGGAATAAAGATACAGGGATATGTCCAGTTTGTAATTCGATGGATCGTGAAAGATTGTATCGTACATACATTGAAACGGAAACAGACTTGTTAAATAGAAACTATACTATGCTTCATATTGCACCTGAAGCGAAGTTAAGAGATTGGTTTAACGAGTATAAAAATATTACGTATGTATGTGGTGACTTAGAACCAAAGGATCCATTAATGAAGGAAATTGATGTTACAAGGATTACATATGATAGTAATACTTTTGATGTAATATTATGTAGCCATGTGTTAGAACACGTTCCTGATGATGACAAAGCAATGCGAGAGTTATATAGAGTGTTAAAGCCAAATGGATGGGGAATTATTCAAGTACCAATCGTAATGAATGTAGATTTTATTGTAGAGAATGAATTAATTGTAACACCACAATTGAGGAAATTAGCTTTTGGTCAAGAAGATCATGTGAGAATTTATAATCAATCGGGATTTATTCAACGATTAATGAATGCAGGATTTAAGGTGGAATTATATAACATAGCGGAAAAACAAGGAATGAAAAGTGCTAGGAAATTTGGATTATCTGAAACAGATATGCTCTATATTGTCCGAAAATGA
- a CDS encoding acyltransferase has translation MNSFYSQEELKKIGFLSVGKNVLVSKKASIYNPGAISVGNNVRIDDFCILSGKITIGSYSHISAYTALYGGGIGIEMHDFANISAKTIVYAVLDDFSGNTLMGPTVPNQYRNVKVGKVILKKHVIIGANSIIFPNVTVGEGTAVGAMSMVKESLDDWYIYAGVPVRKVKPRQKKMLELEIDFLKSIHS, from the coding sequence ATGAATAGTTTTTATAGTCAAGAAGAACTAAAGAAAATTGGATTTTTATCTGTTGGGAAAAATGTATTGGTTAGTAAAAAAGCAAGTATATATAATCCGGGTGCTATATCAGTTGGCAATAATGTAAGAATTGATGACTTTTGCATTTTAAGTGGCAAAATCACAATTGGAAGTTATTCGCACATCTCGGCGTATACAGCGTTATATGGAGGGGGAATTGGGATTGAAATGCATGACTTTGCAAACATTTCAGCTAAAACAATCGTATATGCAGTACTTGATGATTTCAGTGGAAATACATTAATGGGGCCAACCGTCCCGAATCAATATAGGAATGTGAAAGTAGGAAAAGTTATTTTAAAAAAACATGTGATTATTGGTGCTAATTCTATTATTTTTCCAAATGTAACTGTAGGAGAAGGTACGGCAGTCGGCGCGATGAGTATGGTAAAAGAGAGTTTAGATGATTGGTATATTTACGCTGGAGTTCCCGTAAGGAAAGTAAAACCTCGTCAAAAAAAGATGCTAGAGTTGGAAATTGATTTTTTAAAAAGCATTCATTCTTAA
- a CDS encoding DUF6376 family protein produces the protein MKIKSILLVFIVSIGLMGCSIVEEGKNSIDYAQKATDYVNEISAFANEAPALAEKAINDGTARKELETKLNEIKQDIPAFNELTPPDVAKDLHQQIVGYNEKLNSLIDTSMKKIEEGKMDVEQFKNSELMQTIDQVRDLKDRVQNLGQ, from the coding sequence ATGAAAATAAAATCAATTTTATTAGTATTTATAGTTTCAATTGGTTTAATGGGATGTTCAATAGTGGAGGAAGGAAAGAACTCCATAGATTATGCTCAAAAGGCGACAGACTATGTAAATGAAATAAGCGCATTTGCAAATGAAGCACCGGCACTAGCAGAGAAAGCTATTAACGATGGGACAGCTCGAAAAGAATTAGAAACGAAGCTGAATGAAATTAAACAAGATATACCAGCTTTCAATGAATTAACGCCACCAGATGTAGCGAAGGATCTTCATCAACAAATCGTTGGATATAATGAAAAGCTAAATTCGTTAATTGATACGTCTATGAAAAAGATAGAGGAAGGAAAAATGGACGTAGAGCAATTTAAAAACTCAGAGCTCATGCAGACGATAGATCAAGTTCGTGATTTGAAAGATAGGGTGCAAAATTTAGGTCAATAA
- a CDS encoding EamA family transporter, producing MKPTIKNYVFLHVAFLIYSIIMVYMKWAAQFPIASISFFVAYFGLVILLFGYAILWQQVIKHFEISKAYSHRGIIILWSMLWSVFLFGDTIQWNHLLGAAIIIVGIVVVTKDE from the coding sequence ATGAAACCAACTATTAAAAATTATGTATTTTTACATGTAGCTTTTTTGATATATTCTATCATTATGGTTTACATGAAATGGGCAGCTCAATTTCCAATTGCTTCAATCTCATTTTTTGTTGCTTATTTCGGACTAGTTATACTTTTATTCGGATATGCAATTTTATGGCAACAAGTAATTAAACATTTCGAAATTTCAAAAGCATATTCACATCGAGGGATTATTATACTATGGTCAATGCTTTGGTCAGTATTTCTATTTGGAGATACAATTCAGTGGAATCATTTACTTGGTGCAGCTATTATTATCGTCGGAATTGTGGTGGTGACAAAAGATGAATAG
- a CDS encoding DegT/DnrJ/EryC1/StrS family aminotransferase, with protein MENIPFLRASTVPVIEYLDELKEIDTSHIYTNYGPINQRFEETIMSAFFQNRGAVTTVANATLGLMAAIQLKKRRKGKYALMPSFTFPATVLAAIWCGLEPYFIDISIDDWYMDKTVLLDKIEELKEEVAIVVPYATFGSWMDLEEYEELEKIGVPVVVDAAPGFGLMNSGMHYGQDFSGMIVYSFHATKPFGIGEGGLIYSKNEEDIQRIKRMGNFGFDKNRECTMMGFNCKMSEYAAAIGIATIKRWDQKLKERTRISEWYKQLLQSTGLMKKGWEVQKTEAVIHQFMPIICPEEVHNIQVIEELKKQKIEARLYFSPSCHQQVLFRKYKSTDLTKTNKIANRIVSLPLWEGMTKELVEQIVICLEQKVVLVDE; from the coding sequence ATGGAGAATATTCCTTTTTTACGTGCTTCAACTGTACCTGTAATTGAGTATTTGGACGAATTGAAGGAAATTGATACATCTCACATATATACGAATTATGGACCTATAAATCAACGTTTTGAGGAAACAATTATGTCGGCATTTTTTCAAAACAGGGGAGCTGTTACAACAGTAGCAAATGCAACGTTAGGGTTAATGGCGGCTATTCAACTAAAGAAAAGAAGAAAGGGAAAGTATGCTCTTATGCCTAGTTTTACATTCCCTGCGACTGTCTTAGCGGCTATTTGGTGTGGATTGGAACCTTATTTTATTGATATTTCAATCGATGATTGGTATATGGATAAAACCGTACTTTTGGATAAGATAGAAGAATTAAAAGAAGAGGTTGCGATTGTTGTCCCGTACGCAACTTTTGGATCATGGATGGACTTAGAAGAATATGAAGAATTAGAGAAAATCGGGGTTCCGGTTGTCGTAGATGCGGCACCGGGATTTGGATTAATGAATAGTGGTATGCATTACGGTCAGGATTTTAGTGGAATGATCGTATATAGCTTTCATGCAACAAAGCCTTTCGGAATTGGTGAAGGAGGGCTCATATATAGTAAAAACGAAGAAGATATACAACGTATTAAAAGAATGGGGAATTTCGGATTTGATAAAAATCGTGAATGCACGATGATGGGGTTTAATTGTAAAATGTCTGAATACGCAGCAGCTATTGGGATAGCGACTATAAAAAGATGGGATCAAAAATTAAAAGAACGCACCCGTATTTCTGAATGGTATAAACAGTTATTGCAAAGTACTGGGTTAATGAAAAAAGGGTGGGAAGTCCAAAAGACAGAAGCGGTTATTCATCAATTTATGCCTATCATTTGTCCAGAAGAAGTTCACAACATACAAGTAATAGAAGAACTGAAAAAACAGAAAATAGAAGCTAGATTATACTTTTCACCATCTTGCCACCAACAAGTTCTTTTTAGAAAATATAAGTCTACAGATTTAACAAAAACGAATAAAATAGCAAACCGAATTGTAAGTTTACCTTTATGGGAAGGAATGACGAAAGAACTAGTAGAGCAAATTGTAATCTGTTTAGAGCAGAAGGTGGTGTTGGTAGATGAATAG